Below is a genomic region from Pseudomonas sp. JQ170C.
ACCTCAAGACCATTTTCGAGGTGCTGTCGCAGGTGGCGGGGCTGAACTTCATCTTCGACAAAGACCTGCGCCCGGACATGAAAGCCACCATCTTCGTACGCGACGTGCGTATCGAAGACGCCGTGTCGCTGCTGCTGGAACAGAACCAGCTGCACCAGAAGGTGGTGAACGAAAACACCTTGCTGATCTACCCAGACTCGCCGCAGAAGACCAAGGACTATCAGGAATTGGTCATGCGCACCTTCTACCTCACCAGCATCGACTCCAACACCGCGCTGAACATGGTCAAGACCATGCTCAAGACCCGCGACGTGTTCGTCGATGAACGCCTCAACACCCTGACCATGCGCGACACCCCCGACGCGGTACGCATGGCCGAGAAACTGCTGCAGTCCCAGGACCAGTCCAACCCTGAAGTGGTGCTGGAGGTGGAAGTGATGGAAGTGGCCCGTTCGCGGATCCTGGAGCTGGGCCTGCAATGGCCCAACACCTTCGGCATCCTCAACAACGACGGCAACCCGGTCAGCACCATCGACCAGCTGCGCGGCATCAACTCCGAGCGGATCACCTTCTCGCCATCGCCCCAGGCCAAGATCAACGCCCAGGACAACGACATCAATACCCTGGCAAGCCCGGTGATCCGGGTCAGCAACCGCGAGCAGGCACGTATCCATATCGGCCAGCGGGTGCCGATCATCAGCGCCACCTCGGTGCCCTCGACCCAGGGCCCGGTGATTACCGAGAGCGTGACCTACCTGGATGTCGGCTTGAAGCTCGAAGTGACTCCGGTGGTGCACCTGAACAACGAAGTGGCGATCAAGATTTCCCTTGAAGTCAGTAACGCCAAGCCCCTCGAGCCCACTCGCCAGGGCACCATCCCGGTCCAGGTCGACACCCGCAACGCCCAGACCAGCCTGCGCCTGCATGACGGCGAAACCCAGGTGCTGGCGGGCCTGGTGCGCAACGACGAAGGCGCCAGTGGCAACAAGATTCCCGGCCTTGGCGATATTCCAGGCCTGGGCCGGCTGTTTGGCAGCAACCGCAACGACAAGAGCCAGTCGGAGCTGGTGCTGTCGATCACCCCGCGGATCGTGCGCAACTTGCCCTACCAGAGCCCCTCGGACATGGAGTTCCCCACCGGTACCGAGACCAGCATGCAGATCCGCAACCTCAACCGCAGCATCGACGTCGACGTGGAAACCGAGCAACCCATCGCCGCCGTTCCTACCGGCGTGAGGCCCTGAGCCATGAAACGGTCAATGGCAGGATTCAGCCTGATTGAAGTGATGCTGACCCTGGCCCTGCTCGGGTTGCTGGCTTCGATTGCCGCACCGCTGACCGAAACCCTGGTTCGCCGGGGCAAGGAACAGGAGCTCAAGACCGCCCTGTACCAGATCCGCGACGCCATCGACGCCTACAAGCGCGCCTTTGACGCCGGCTACATCGAGAAGTCGCTCAACGCCACCGGCTACCCGCCGAACCTGCAGGTGCTGGTCGATGGCGTGAGGGATGTGCGCAGCGCCAAGGGTGCCAAGTTCTACTTCCTGCGGCGCATTCCCCGTGACCCATTGGTTGCCGCCAAACGCGACGACGAAGGCGGCTGGGGCCTGCGCACCTACGAAAGCTCCGCCCAGAACCCGCGCGAAGGGGAGGATGTCTTCGACGTCTATTCCCGGGCGCGGGGCAAGGGCCTCAACGGCATCGCCTACGGGCAGTGGTGACCAGCATGAAACGTAGCCAAGGTTTCACCCTGATCGAGCTGCTGGTGGTGATGGCGATCATCGCCACCTTGATGACCATCGCCATGCCGCGCTATTTCCAGAGCCTGGAGACCTCCCGCGAAGCCACCCTGCGCCAGAGCCTGGCGGTGATGCGCGAAGCGCTGGACCACTACTACGGCGACACCGGGCACTACCCCGATTCGCTGGAGCAGCTGGTCGAACAGCGTTACCTGCGCAGCGCCCCCCTGGAC
It encodes:
- a CDS encoding type II secretion system protein — protein: MKRSQGFTLIELLVVMAIIATLMTIAMPRYFQSLETSREATLRQSLAVMREALDHYYGDTGHYPDSLEQLVEQRYLRSAPLDPITERRDMWQVVAPPEGVAGSVADIKSGSTGRARDGSLYAEW
- a CDS encoding secretin N-terminal domain-containing protein, which produces MNSSRLCNKAPFLMLALCVALAGCGTTAARKDGQALINEGQYEAGIARLEEALKEDPRDTELNIALMQGRKQSVEELLAKADSDRSHHDFAGARMGYGRVLTLEPNNRRAQDAVRQIEQMRNLGERVALGQAALRSGDLFGAERHMREVLQLDPQNEAGLALRKDIELVQSRTAQPNPQLQTKLEKPVTLEFRDANLKTIFEVLSQVAGLNFIFDKDLRPDMKATIFVRDVRIEDAVSLLLEQNQLHQKVVNENTLLIYPDSPQKTKDYQELVMRTFYLTSIDSNTALNMVKTMLKTRDVFVDERLNTLTMRDTPDAVRMAEKLLQSQDQSNPEVVLEVEVMEVARSRILELGLQWPNTFGILNNDGNPVSTIDQLRGINSERITFSPSPQAKINAQDNDINTLASPVIRVSNREQARIHIGQRVPIISATSVPSTQGPVITESVTYLDVGLKLEVTPVVHLNNEVAIKISLEVSNAKPLEPTRQGTIPVQVDTRNAQTSLRLHDGETQVLAGLVRNDEGASGNKIPGLGDIPGLGRLFGSNRNDKSQSELVLSITPRIVRNLPYQSPSDMEFPTGTETSMQIRNLNRSIDVDVETEQPIAAVPTGVRP
- a CDS encoding prepilin-type N-terminal cleavage/methylation domain-containing protein, giving the protein MKRSMAGFSLIEVMLTLALLGLLASIAAPLTETLVRRGKEQELKTALYQIRDAIDAYKRAFDAGYIEKSLNATGYPPNLQVLVDGVRDVRSAKGAKFYFLRRIPRDPLVAAKRDDEGGWGLRTYESSAQNPREGEDVFDVYSRARGKGLNGIAYGQW